Proteins found in one Pyrus communis chromosome 15, drPyrComm1.1, whole genome shotgun sequence genomic segment:
- the LOC137717162 gene encoding BURP domain-containing protein 6-like has product MQLTLVGSHAAALPIPAPQRYWNSVLPNTPMPKSLSQLVMPDFISVGKGSVILHNPVHKEENWAYSKDSDDENARFQNDAAENAPFCVKYADIADDPAEAESLTQVEVDPNRTIFFLEKDLHPGRAMNYRLAGSGNSSTIPFLSRKTAEAIPFSSSQLPEILDKLSVKPGSDEADLIKGTIQNCDSPGASDEAKQCVTSLESMIDFATSTLGSKNVLAIATEVEQGAAPMQKYTITVDGAKRLAASNIMVCHKMSYAYAVFYCHSIEKTTTYVVPLQGADGSKAKAVAACHQDTSQWYPNHYAFKELNVERGTVPICHFLKAEDVAWVTNQKPT; this is encoded by the exons ATGCAGCTCACACTGGTGGGAAGCCATGCTGCTGCCTTACCAATACCAGCACCTCAACGCTACTGGAACTCCGTCCTCCCAAACACACCAATGCCGAAATCTCTCAGCCAACTCGTCATGCCTG ACTTCATTAGTGTTGGCAAAGGGAGCGTTATTCTTCACAACCCAGTTCACAAGGAAGAGAATTGGGCGTATTCGAAAGATTCAGATGATGAGAACGCCCGTTTCCAGAATGATGCTGCAGAGAACGCTCCATTTTGTGTGAAATATGCCGATATTGCAGATGATCCCGCAGAAGCTGAAAGTCTAACACAAGTTGAAGTCGACCCAAACCGAACAATCTTCTTCTTGGAGAAGGACCTTCATCCTGGAAGGGCAATGAATTACCGATTAGCTGGAAGTGGAAATTCTAGTACCATACCTTTCCTGTCCCGAAAAACTGCAGAGGCGATACCCTTCAGTTCAAGCCAACTGCCAGAAATTCTGGACAAATTATCAGTGAAACCGGGGTCTGATGAAGCCGATTTGATTAAGGGAACCATTCAAAATTGTGACAGTCCAGGCGCGAGTGACGAAGCAAAACAATGTGTAACCTCGTTAGAGTCGATGATCGACTTTGCCACCTCCACGCTGGGATCAAAAAATGTTCTAGCAATCGCAACGGAGGTGGAACAAGGAGCTGCCCCGATGCAGAAGTACACAATAACCGTAGATGGAGCGAAGAGGCTGGCAGCCAGCAACATCATGGTGTGTCATAAGATGAGCTATGCGTATGCCGTCTTCTACTGCCATTCAATTGAAAAAACGACGACTTATGTGGTGCCTCTGCAAGGAGCTGACGGATCGAAAGCCAAAGCAGTAGCAGCCTGTCATCAAGATACATCTCAATGGTACCCAAATCATTATGCTTTCAAAGAGCTCAACGTTGAGCGAGGAACCGTTCCCATCTGCCATTTTCTTAAAGCCGAGGATGTTGCTTGGGTTACAAACCAAAAACCAACTTGA